The Candidatus Hydrogenedentota bacterium genome has a segment encoding these proteins:
- a CDS encoding glycosyltransferase, translating into MGRRLRVVHVVDSMKLGGVQTLLLSVLPRLADLDIDCTLAVLHGPGAFSGAFAERGIPPRHLAASRWDPRIPWKLRGLLRAEAPDIVHAHGAPSCLFSEWARPPRLVEHLHHIRGGGSLSQQWMERTRYRKCDVLLACSKAAAASVITPVQTRIIYNGIDPSRFCPPSAAERAEARTCFGIGPDDFVLGMTGRIRLDKGQRRVCEALHACRERYPQLRLLVAGSGPEEGALKAWCGDHGLTDRVHFAGFREDVLPVLHALDGYVMASEAEGFPMALLEAMGTGLPCLVSDFPSAREIIVDGENGLLFQRGGTRHLVEAIADCVESPHKRLEWGAAARDRVLKDFTLDQTVAEFAAAYRSLV; encoded by the coding sequence ATGGGGCGTCGGTTGCGCGTGGTCCATGTGGTGGACAGTATGAAATTGGGGGGCGTCCAGACCCTGCTGCTTTCCGTGCTCCCTCGACTGGCGGATCTGGACATCGACTGCACCCTGGCGGTACTCCATGGGCCGGGGGCCTTTTCGGGAGCTTTTGCGGAGCGAGGAATTCCACCGCGCCATCTGGCGGCCTCTCGATGGGACCCGCGCATCCCCTGGAAACTGCGCGGGCTGCTTCGCGCCGAAGCGCCGGATATCGTCCATGCCCACGGCGCGCCGTCGTGCCTCTTTTCGGAGTGGGCGCGGCCCCCTCGACTGGTGGAGCACCTTCACCATATTCGCGGCGGCGGCAGCCTGAGCCAGCAGTGGATGGAGCGCACCCGCTATCGCAAATGCGATGTGCTGCTGGCCTGCTCCAAAGCCGCGGCGGCCAGCGTGATCACGCCGGTGCAAACGCGAATCATCTACAATGGCATTGACCCCTCGCGCTTTTGCCCGCCGAGTGCGGCCGAGCGTGCGGAGGCCCGGACGTGTTTCGGCATTGGGCCGGACGACTTTGTGCTGGGCATGACGGGCCGCATCAGGTTGGACAAAGGACAGCGCCGGGTGTGCGAGGCCCTCCATGCCTGTCGCGAACGGTATCCCCAATTGCGCCTGCTCGTGGCGGGAAGCGGGCCGGAGGAAGGCGCGCTGAAAGCCTGGTGCGGAGATCATGGCCTGACGGATCGCGTGCACTTTGCGGGCTTCCGGGAAGATGTCCTGCCCGTACTTCATGCCCTCGACGGGTATGTAATGGCATCGGAGGCAGAGGGTTTTCCGATGGCCTTGCTGGAGGCCATGGGCACCGGCCTGCCCTGTCTGGTGTCGGACTTCCCATCCGCGCGGGAGATCATCGTGGACGGAGAAAATGGACTCTTGTTTCAGCGTGGTGGCACCCGCCATCTGGTCGAGGCCATCGCTGACTGTGTAGAATCGCCCCACAAGCGCCTGGAGTGGGGCGCGGCCGCGCGGGACCGCGTGCTGAAGGATTTCACCCTGGACCAGACAGTGGCCGAGTTCGCGGCGGCTTACCGTTCGCTTGTCTGA